Proteins encoded within one genomic window of Tunturibacter gelidoferens:
- a CDS encoding heavy metal-responsive transcriptional regulator, with protein sequence MNTKLETGLQIGTVAVRSGLTVDTIRFYEKQGLVAKPHRSAGGFRLYDDRDLDRLSFVGRAQALGFSLVEIRELLLLQDAGAEACTHVHDLLDHKLAAVQQKIADLKKLESQLKSARKRCDLAAAKECTGSCPVIEEIASSRKEVQ encoded by the coding sequence GTGAATACAAAGCTTGAGACCGGCCTCCAAATCGGAACTGTCGCCGTTCGTAGCGGTCTCACGGTCGACACGATCCGCTTCTATGAAAAACAGGGACTTGTGGCTAAGCCTCATCGCAGCGCGGGCGGCTTTCGTCTTTACGACGACAGGGATCTTGACCGCTTGAGCTTCGTGGGACGGGCTCAAGCGCTGGGCTTCTCGCTAGTGGAGATCCGGGAGCTGCTCCTGCTCCAGGATGCCGGAGCAGAAGCCTGCACCCATGTACACGATCTGCTCGACCACAAGCTCGCCGCTGTTCAACAGAAGATTGCGGACTTGAAGAAGCTGGAAAGTCAACTCAAGAGCGCGAGGAAGCGGTGCGATCTGGCGGCGGCGAAAGAATGCACCGGGAGCTGCCCCGTCATTGAGGAAATCGCCAGCAGCCGCAAGGAGGTTCAGTGA
- the merT gene encoding mercuric ion transporter MerT, giving the protein MAPDAAPTRGEQSAVHQKRGESGVLVAGGIAAVLASTCCLGPLILVALGFSGAWIGNLAVLEPYRPLFIAAALIALFFAGRRIFRKAEACAPGEVCALPATRRAYKVLFGIVAVLVVVALAFPYVARFFY; this is encoded by the coding sequence GTGGCTCCCGATGCTGCACCCACGCGGGGCGAGCAGTCTGCGGTTCATCAAAAGAGAGGGGAATCGGGAGTCTTAGTAGCCGGGGGCATAGCGGCGGTTCTGGCATCTACGTGCTGCCTCGGTCCTCTGATCCTGGTCGCACTCGGTTTCAGTGGCGCGTGGATCGGAAATCTCGCCGTACTCGAACCGTATCGCCCCTTGTTCATCGCCGCTGCGCTGATCGCCTTGTTCTTCGCGGGTCGGCGCATCTTTCGCAAGGCAGAAGCCTGTGCCCCTGGAGAGGTCTGCGCGCTGCCGGCGACGCGTCGCGCTTACAAAGTGCTCTTCGGGATCGTCGCGGTCTTGGTCGTCGTAGCGCTCGCATTTCCCTACGTCGCTCGATTCTTCTATTGA
- the merP gene encoding mercury resistance system periplasmic binding protein MerP codes for MKRIVTAAFVVALFTTPIWAATQTTTLKVPGMTCPTCPITVKKALQRVPGVSKIDVNYEQKEIAVTFDDTKTSEASIMKATSDIGFPSQPVKSVK; via the coding sequence ATGAAACGAATTGTTACCGCTGCCTTCGTAGTCGCTCTTTTCACCACGCCCATCTGGGCGGCCACCCAAACCACCACCCTGAAAGTCCCGGGTATGACCTGCCCCACCTGCCCTATCACTGTCAAAAAGGCTTTGCAGAGAGTCCCAGGCGTCTCGAAGATCGACGTGAACTATGAGCAGAAAGAAATAGCGGTCACCTTCGACGACACGAAAACGAGCGAGGCTTCCATTATGAAAGCTACGTCTGACATTGGCTTTCCATCGCAACCCGTCAAAAGCGTAAAGTAG
- a CDS encoding mercuric transporter MerT family protein: MNKTPVVIGSSLSAVGSSLVAAATTLCCVGPAVFAILGTGGALAAARLAPYRPYFVIGSLLLLALGFWMAYRPQGGCIGKTCTTPTAKITRFLLWFAAFITGAAILLPNFVRG; encoded by the coding sequence ATGAATAAGACACCTGTTGTGATTGGCTCATCGCTCAGCGCGGTGGGCTCGAGTTTAGTTGCGGCTGCCACTACTCTGTGTTGCGTTGGTCCCGCTGTCTTTGCGATTCTGGGCACAGGCGGCGCTCTGGCAGCCGCAAGACTCGCACCGTATCGGCCTTATTTCGTCATCGGCTCTCTGCTGTTGTTGGCCTTGGGATTCTGGATGGCCTATCGTCCGCAAGGCGGATGCATTGGAAAGACCTGCACCACGCCAACCGCTAAGATCACTCGATTCCTTCTGTGGTTTGCCGCTTTCATTACAGGAGCAGCCATCCTTCTTCCCAACTTCGTGCGTGGGTAA